From one Thermanaeromonas sp. C210 genomic stretch:
- the atpF gene encoding F0F1 ATP synthase subunit B — MEAIFQALNFNFWTFLWQVLDLLIVMGVLYVLLYKPLGKILAEREAKIEGSLQDAALAKEKAERMLQEYENQLAGARQEAQAIIDRATRLGEEMREDIVKRAREEASRTLEQARAEIAGEKAKALAAIRDEAAGLAILVAEKIINKSLTSEDQKRLLEESLAEVERLQ; from the coding sequence TTGGAAGCTATTTTCCAAGCCCTTAATTTCAATTTTTGGACTTTCCTGTGGCAAGTCCTGGATCTCCTGATCGTCATGGGGGTCCTTTATGTTCTACTATATAAACCCCTGGGCAAGATCCTGGCCGAACGAGAGGCCAAAATAGAGGGTTCCCTGCAGGACGCCGCCCTGGCCAAAGAAAAGGCCGAAAGGATGTTGCAGGAGTACGAAAACCAGCTGGCGGGGGCCCGCCAGGAAGCCCAGGCCATCATCGACCGCGCCACCCGGCTGGGAGAGGAAATGCGGGAAGATATTGTAAAACGGGCTCGGGAGGAGGCCAGCCGGACCCTGGAACAGGCGCGGGCCGAAATCGCCGGAGAGAAGGCCAAAGCCCTGGCCGCCATCCGGGATGAGGCTGCCGGTTTAGCGATACTGGTGGCCGAGAAAATCATTAACAAATCCCTGACCTCCGAGGACCAGAAGCGGCTCCTGGAGGAATCCCTGGCCGAAGTGGAGAGATTGCAATGA
- the atpH gene encoding ATP synthase F1 subunit delta: MSWKVARRYAQALFTLARERGVLAEVREELERVVSTVESEPQVGRILYHQLIPAREKKKLLAALFPDLREETRNFLYTVLDKRRERLLPQMVRQLQQLVDLAEGILEAEVITRVPVPDDVFSRLEERLGRLTGRRVRLRNRLSEEVMGGMVLKVGDRVLDASVKKRLELLKDRLQRLEVQ; the protein is encoded by the coding sequence ATGAGTTGGAAAGTTGCCAGGCGCTACGCCCAGGCCCTCTTTACCCTGGCCAGGGAAAGGGGTGTGCTGGCGGAGGTCAGGGAGGAGCTGGAGCGGGTGGTCTCCACCGTGGAGTCGGAACCCCAGGTGGGCCGTATTTTGTACCACCAGTTAATACCGGCCCGAGAGAAAAAGAAACTGCTGGCCGCCCTCTTTCCCGACCTCCGGGAAGAGACGCGTAATTTCCTGTACACGGTGCTGGACAAGAGGCGCGAGCGCCTGCTGCCCCAAATGGTGAGGCAGTTGCAGCAGCTGGTGGACCTGGCGGAAGGGATTCTGGAGGCTGAAGTCATCACCAGGGTGCCGGTGCCGGATGACGTGTTCTCTCGCCTGGAAGAACGCCTGGGCCGCCTTACGGGGCGGCGGGTCCGCCTCCGGAATCGGTTAAGCGAGGAAGTAATGGGGGGCATGGTGCTGAAGGTGGGGGACCGCGTTCTGGACGCCAGCGTAAAGAAGCGCCTGGAACTTTTGAAGGACCGCCTGCAGCGCCTAGAGGTTCAGTGA
- the atpA gene encoding F0F1 ATP synthase subunit alpha encodes MSIRPDEITSILKSQIERYEAEVEVAEVGIVTQVGDGIARVYGLEQAMAGELLEFPGGVYGMALNLEEDNVGCVILGPYNHIKEGDRVKRTGRITEVPVGEALIGRVVNPLGQPLDGKGPIKTERFRPVESPAPGVIYRRPVNTPLQTGIKAIDSMIPIGRGQRELIIGDRQTGKTAIAVDTIINQKGQDVICIYVAIGQKASTVAGVVRRLEEAGAMDYTIVVSATASEPAPLLYIAPYAGCAMGEYFMYEQHKDVLCIYDDLSKHAAAYRELSLLLRRPPGREAYPGDVFYLHSRLLERAARLSEEMGGGSLTALPIIETQAGDVSAYIPTNVISITDGQIYLESDLFYAGVRPAINVGLSVSRVGGAAQIKAMKQVAGRLRLDLAQYRELAAFAQFGSDLDKATQARLARGERMVEILKQDQYQPMPVEEQVVVIYAAVNGYLDDLPVERVRPFEAEFLHYLRSQHPEILAAIRDKKELTAEVEESLEKAIQEFKGTFSPAA; translated from the coding sequence TTGAGCATACGTCCCGACGAGATCACCAGCATCTTGAAAAGCCAGATTGAGCGATATGAGGCCGAGGTGGAGGTCGCCGAGGTAGGTATAGTGACCCAGGTAGGGGACGGCATTGCCCGCGTTTACGGCCTGGAGCAGGCCATGGCCGGTGAGCTGCTGGAGTTCCCCGGCGGCGTTTACGGTATGGCCCTCAACCTGGAAGAGGATAATGTGGGTTGCGTCATCTTGGGGCCTTACAACCATATCAAAGAAGGAGACCGGGTAAAGCGCACGGGGCGCATAACCGAGGTGCCGGTGGGGGAGGCCCTTATAGGCCGGGTGGTCAATCCCCTGGGGCAGCCCCTCGACGGCAAAGGACCCATTAAAACCGAGCGCTTCCGGCCGGTGGAGTCCCCGGCGCCCGGTGTCATCTACCGCCGTCCGGTAAATACGCCCCTGCAGACGGGGATCAAGGCCATCGATTCCATGATCCCCATCGGCCGCGGCCAGCGGGAGCTCATCATCGGCGACCGGCAGACGGGGAAGACGGCCATCGCCGTGGACACCATTATCAATCAAAAGGGGCAGGACGTCATCTGCATTTACGTGGCCATCGGCCAGAAGGCCTCCACGGTGGCGGGTGTGGTGCGCCGCCTGGAGGAGGCCGGAGCCATGGACTACACCATCGTAGTATCGGCTACGGCCAGCGAGCCGGCTCCCCTGCTGTATATTGCTCCTTATGCCGGCTGTGCCATGGGCGAGTATTTCATGTACGAGCAGCACAAGGACGTCCTCTGCATTTACGACGACCTCTCCAAACACGCCGCCGCGTACCGCGAGCTCTCGCTCCTCCTTCGCCGGCCTCCCGGCCGCGAGGCCTATCCCGGGGACGTCTTTTATCTCCATTCCCGGCTGCTGGAGAGGGCGGCTCGCCTGTCGGAAGAAATGGGTGGGGGTTCCCTCACCGCCCTGCCCATCATCGAGACCCAGGCGGGGGATGTGTCCGCCTACATTCCCACCAACGTGATCTCCATAACCGACGGCCAGATCTACCTGGAGTCCGACCTTTTCTATGCCGGGGTGAGGCCGGCCATTAACGTGGGCCTTTCCGTCTCCCGGGTGGGCGGCGCGGCGCAGATCAAGGCTATGAAGCAGGTCGCCGGTAGGCTGCGCCTCGACCTGGCCCAGTACCGCGAACTGGCGGCCTTTGCCCAGTTCGGGTCGGACCTGGACAAAGCCACCCAGGCCCGGCTGGCCCGCGGTGAGCGCATGGTGGAAATCCTCAAGCAGGACCAGTACCAGCCCATGCCGGTGGAGGAGCAGGTGGTGGTCATCTACGCGGCCGTCAACGGCTACCTGGACGACCTGCCCGTGGAGAGGGTGCGTCCCTTTGAGGCCGAATTCCTCCACTATCTGCGCTCCCAGCACCCGGAGATCCTGGCCGCCATCCGGGATAAGAAGGAGCTTACCGCGGAAGTAGAGGAAAGCTTAGAGAAAGCCATCCAGGAATTTAAAGGGACCTTCAGCCCGGCGGCGTAA
- the atpG gene encoding ATP synthase F1 subunit gamma, which yields MPTMRDLKRRIKSIRNTQQITRAMKMVAAAKLRKIQYRVASGRPYGDKLAEVIGHLVASTDPGEQPLAAVREVRKVGYVLITADRGLAGGYNANLIRLAQERLAQEERPAALITIGRKGRDYFRRRQVEILEEYLNLGDAPDPVLARQIARRLMQLFLDGVLDEVYLIYSRFYSAIRQVPRVDKLLPITPPPGERPEAHEYIYEPGQKEVLGALLPRYCEIQVYRALLEAKASEHGARMTAMDHATENAAEMIEKLTLSFNRARQAAITREIVEVVAGAEALQ from the coding sequence ATGCCCACCATGCGGGACCTCAAACGCCGCATAAAGAGCATCCGCAACACCCAGCAGATCACCCGGGCTATGAAAATGGTGGCGGCGGCCAAACTGCGCAAGATCCAGTACCGGGTGGCCTCCGGACGCCCCTACGGGGATAAACTGGCCGAAGTCATCGGGCATCTGGTGGCCTCCACCGACCCCGGGGAGCAGCCCCTGGCGGCCGTGCGGGAAGTGCGCAAGGTAGGGTACGTTCTCATTACAGCCGACCGGGGCCTGGCCGGCGGTTATAATGCCAACCTCATCCGCTTAGCCCAAGAGAGGCTGGCCCAGGAAGAGCGGCCGGCAGCCCTCATCACCATAGGACGGAAGGGCCGGGACTACTTCCGGCGGCGCCAAGTAGAAATCCTCGAGGAGTACCTCAACCTGGGCGATGCCCCGGACCCCGTCCTGGCCCGGCAGATTGCTCGCCGGCTGATGCAGCTCTTCCTGGATGGCGTCTTGGACGAGGTTTATCTCATTTACAGCCGGTTCTACTCGGCCATCCGGCAGGTGCCCCGGGTGGATAAGCTCCTGCCCATTACCCCGCCGCCGGGGGAAAGGCCCGAGGCCCACGAGTATATTTATGAGCCCGGGCAGAAGGAGGTCCTCGGGGCCCTTTTACCCCGCTATTGCGAGATTCAGGTGTACCGGGCCCTCCTGGAAGCCAAAGCCAGCGAGCACGGGGCGCGCATGACGGCCATGGATCATGCTACGGAGAACGCGGCGGAGATGATCGAGAAGTTAACCCTTTCCTTTAACCGGGCCCGCCAGGCGGCCATTACCCGCGAGATCGTAGAGGTAGTGGCCGGGGCCGAGGCCTTGCAGTAG
- the atpE gene encoding ATP synthase F0 subunit C, with protein sequence MTALGFIGVALAIGLPALGSALGQGNASARAMEGIARQPEAAGNIRTTLLLALAFMEALTLFSFVIAILMWTKL encoded by the coding sequence ATGACGGCTCTCGGCTTCATCGGTGTTGCCCTGGCCATCGGCCTGCCGGCCCTGGGTTCTGCCTTGGGACAAGGCAACGCTTCGGCCCGGGCCATGGAGGGCATCGCCCGGCAGCCAGAGGCCGCAGGGAACATCCGGACTACCCTGCTCCTGGCCCTGGCCTTCATGGAAGCCCTGACGCTCTTCTCCTTTGTTATTGCCATCCTGATGTGGACCAAACTTTAA